The following is a genomic window from Carassius auratus strain Wakin unplaced genomic scaffold, ASM336829v1 scaf_tig00010384, whole genome shotgun sequence.
TTAggggttgatttaaaaaataatgcttgTTTTGCTCAAGCGTTAACAAAATTGCTCAATTATGATGCATTTCGTAGCATTTTTTTTCCTTGTATTATTCTTCAACTGGCAAACAGACATGACTCCTTATCTGAATCGGAGCAGATTACAACTGATTGTTCAATTCTCAGCACATTTTCACATGTAGGAATGATTCAGAAGATATTATTTCATACCTAATGCTTATTTTTCAATGCAGCTGTTAAAAAATCCAAAAGCACCTACTCCTGCAAGGTTTTTAAGGCGATCTTGACTTGTTCCTCAAGAAGCGAATGATCCGACAGCAGCTGAAGCACCGCCCCCTTCTTCTGCTCCAATAACATGCCTGTATAGTTGTCAAAGTAACGTAACTATTCCAACAGACTTTGAATTCCTTCCTGTGGTGTTTTTGCAGCATGTCAGTAAATGTACCTGTTATTTTCTGTGTGTGTCCAGTGTTGTAGAGGTCAATGAGGTCAAACAGCTGTTCACCCAGAGAGTCGGAGGACACAGACGCCGCATCATCAGTGTGAGACACAGGTTCACTAGgaagagaataaataataatgttccTTTGTCCTGTGAAGACACAATATCAAATGCTTTATTCTGAGATTTGTGTCTAGTATTATGCATTTTATGttaaattttgttaaaaataaaaaaatcagtgtgaTACCTGATGTCCAATGACGTGAGAGCGGTCAGTGCTCTTTCcagtgctttattcagcagagctTCATCATACAACATCTGAGATGCAACAGAAATAGGTAACTCCAGCAGCATGCCTGCAAACATCACAAAGATGAACTTCGACTAATATCATCACAATAtcagacggacggatggatggatagatagatagattctgtCACCTGTAAGTTTAGCTGTCATCTCAGTGTATTTAGGATATATCAGATCATACAGTTTCTCTCCCAGAGTCTCCAGATCTTCATCATTATCCATCACTGTAGCATTAACTTAATAAATCATACGTATTACAGTATCACATGTCTATACTCCGCCGTCAATTATATGATATAACTGTACTCAATGAGGTTGAATATGAATCATAATAATGTATTTAGAGCAGGCATGAGAGCTGTGTTGATGTGGTTAGAGGACGCATGAAAATGACGTAGAGCACACTGAGCGCTAGACGTACACCAGCTGCACCACTGACTGCTGCACTGTTTGTCTCCCTCCGCACTGTACATCAAACATATAGTCctgcttaaaatatatatttaacgaAGGATACCAAGATACATTTCcgaaaactatttgaaaatgtatctTAAGCACATCTTCGTAATTTCATACAGTCTGACAAATAaggaaaatgactaagttactAATTATCACAGAGGCGTAAGAAAGTACGAAAGCTACACCGGAACTGGAACTCATTCCTTTCCTTCGCTTTTCCTCTGCTGAAAAGGTAACGTGGTCGACTTGTGTCGCTGTTCAACGGTCGATTAAACACTTTATAACGCAAATTTCAGCATTAAACTGGTATATATCTGTGTCGAATATGATATAAGTTGTTTATGAGTTACACCACTTGGTGTAGTTACAATAAAAAGGATATTTCATTCTAAACGCTGCCGGTGTGGCTTAGCGAGGCCTTTAGTGACTGAGAGAGACGAGCACCACACTTCTAATGCTAGATAGAGTATAAACACTCTAGACCGTTAAATAAAGTTTGGATTTACTCACATTCAGAGCGTTGTTTATGTTAATAactaggttttttatttatttatttttattttacagctcCGGTTTTGTATGAGGGTCTTTGAGTTGGTGATGTGACAAGATCACGGGCACaaaatctattaatattttattttcagaatataataaaatgtcaactttatttttcagtattttccttattttttgtttaaatgtacgTTTTGCAAGTTCAAAATAAACGTGAAACTCATTATATACGCAAATATATGACGCAAGTTACACACATAGATAAATTTAGGTGCAGTTTTCGGTGGATATGCGCTCGATGTGACTGTTATGAATTATGATCCGTATAAATGATATTTGTTGCCTTGTTTTGTGCGTTCAGGACGGTCATCATGGCATCGCCTCACCTGCAGTGGATGGTCATCAGGAACACCTCCAGTTTCCTAATCAAGAGGAACAAGCAGACCTACAGCACCGTGAGTCACTGCTGTTCAGTTTCAATGAAGACACTCCTGAGACCTGGGTTATATTTAATGCACTCATCAATAAGCTGGTGTTGTGTATATCCAGGTGTTGCAAGCAGAAATACTAATTCAAGAGAAAGGATGCAGGCTTAGATTAAGCACCGTTCAGAAAATGATCATTATTTTCCAATCGTATGTGATCATAATCTAGTGGATCTGCTTCAAGGTTTCTCTCTCAGATGCTACAGTTGCTGTTTATGAGCTGCTGTGTTCCAGTATATTGAGGAAAATGTACACTTTTGAATATGCATAAGTACGATTTACTAAAGCAACACCGATTTTCACTGAAATAACCGTGGTAAAAATAAAGTCTCACTTTATCTGAGCAATgcgattatttatttttttgactgtcAGAACAGATTCCAGATCAACTAGTTAAGAGCTTTTCTTAGTTGTCCCTTTTGTATTACTAATAtttcctgtgtttttcattttgcTGCATATTAAATAATTACCGCTTTATGATCTCAAATTTTCTTCCTCTCTTCCAGGAGCCAAATAACCTGAAGGCCAGGAATGCTTTCCGCTTCAATGGCCTCATTCACCGCAAGACTGTTGGCATCGAGCCAGCCGCTGATGGTAAAGGTGTGGTCGTCATCCTGAAGAAACGTGCTGGTGAGTGGACAAACTGGACACTTGGAGGTTCAGGGGCTCAAACTTTCACAACCATCGAAGCTCAGTAAATTTAGGTTGCATATTTTTAGGATGCCATAAGGTTGCATGTCTATTTTGTAGGTctcttgtgatttatttctgaaatCAGCCATTAATCTAGACGTCTCTGCTCTCAATCTGTTTTTAAACATCTGTTGGCATTCTTTAAAAGTTAAAAGGTTGCATGTGTTTCAGGTCAGTGTAAACCTGCCACCTCATATGAGAAGATCACCATCAACAAGAACTCTCGCACCACC
Proteins encoded in this region:
- the LOC113072782 gene encoding uncharacterized protein LOC113072782 isoform X1, with the translated sequence MDNDEDLETLGEKLYDLIYPKYTEMTAKLTGMLLELPISVASQMLYDEALLNKALERALTALTSLDISEPVSHTDDAASVSSDSLGEQLFDLIDLYNTGHTQKITGMLLEQKKGAVLQLLSDHSLLEEQVKIALKTLQEQGDEAKDVSDSFDPGEVESIGETLFNIVRQLDPTHCADITGMLLEMDSETLKQILSDRSMLKIAVHRAKSALEGALKPTHTEMSE
- the LOC113072782 gene encoding uncharacterized protein LOC113072782 isoform X2; the encoded protein is MLYDEALLNKALERALTALTSLDISEPVSHTDDAASVSSDSLGEQLFDLIDLYNTGHTQKITGMLLEQKKGAVLQLLSDHSLLEEQVKIALKTLQEQGDEAKDVSDSFDPGEVESIGETLFNIVRQLDPTHCADITGMLLEMDSETLKQILSDRSMLKIAVHRAKSALEGALKPTHTEMSE
- the LOC113072783 gene encoding 60S ribosomal protein L28-like, with product MASPHLQWMVIRNTSSFLIKRNKQTYSTEPNNLKARNAFRFNGLIHRKTVGIEPAADGKGVVVILKKRAGQCKPATSYEKITINKNSRTTLASVRNIIRKNKYRKDLRMAALRRVSAILRSQKPVVVKKKRSRAPKSS